One segment of Osmerus mordax isolate fOsmMor3 chromosome 28, fOsmMor3.pri, whole genome shotgun sequence DNA contains the following:
- the dimt1l gene encoding probable dimethyladenosine transferase — protein MPKVRAEKKTRQHQEVKNQGIMFNTGIGQHILKNPLVVNGIIEKAALRPTDVVLEVGPGTGNMTVKLLEKAKKVVACELDGRLVAELQKRVQCTPMQTKLQILVGDVLKTELPFFDVCVANLPYQISSPFVFKLLLHRPFFRCAVLMFQREFAMRLVAKPGDKLYCRLSINTQLLARVDHLMKVGKNNFRPPPKVESSVVRIEPKNPPPPVNFQEWDGLVRIAFVRKNKTLNAAFKSTAVEQLLEKNYKIHCSVHNVEIPADFSITKKIESVLQVAEFSEKRARSMDIDDFMVLLHAFNSAGIHFS, from the exons ATGCCGAAGGTTCGAGCAGAGAAGAAAACTAGGCAGCATCAAGAGGTCAAAAACCAAG GGATCATGTTCAATACGGGCATTGGTCAGCACATCTTGAAAAACCCCTTGGTAGTCAATGGAATCATCGAAAAG GCAGCTCTTAGGCCGACAGATGTGGTGTTGGAGGTAGGGCCTGGAACTGGAAACATGACAGTTAAACTACTAGAGAAAGCTAAAAAG GTGGTAGCTTGTGAGTTGGATGGCCGGCTGGTGGCAGAGCTTCAGAAGAGGGTACAGTGCAC ACCTATGCAAACCAAACTACAGATATTGGTGGGCGACGTCCTAAAAACAGAGCTTCCTTTCTTTGATGTATGTGTGGCCAACTTGCCTTATCAG ATTTCGTCGCCTTTCGTTTTCAAGCTGTTGCTGCATAGGCCATTTTTCAG GTGTGCAGTGCTGATGTTCCAGAGGGAGTTTGCCATGCGTCTGGTTGCCAAACCAGGAGACAAGCTTTACTGCAGACTGTCCATCAACACCCAGCTTCTGGCACGTGTTGATCACTTAATGAAG GTGGGGAAGAATAATTTTAGACCCCCTCCAAAAGTGGAATCAAGTGTTGTTCGAATAGAGCCCAAGaaccccccacctcctgtcaACTTCCAG GAATGGGATGGCCTTGTCAGAATTGCATTTGtgaggaaaaacaaaacactcaATGCAGCTTTCAA GTCCACAGCAGTTGAGCAGCTGCTTGAGAAGAACTACAAGATCCATTGTTCTGTCCACAACGTG GAAATCCCAGCCGACTTCAGCATCACTAAGAAGATTGAGAGTGTCCTGCAGGTGGCAGAGTTCAGTGAGAAGAGAGCCAGGTCCATGGATATAGACGACTTCATGGT ACTTCTCCACGCTTTCAACTCAGCTGGAATTCATTTCTCATAA
- the LOC136937927 gene encoding kinesin-like protein KIF2A isoform X1, with protein MAASFGKIIVGVFVEIKRSDGRIHQAMVTSLNEDNESVTVEWIENGDTKGKEIDLESIFALNPDLGPDEEIAPSPETPPPPTPSSVKVSKIAKNRRTIAPTKNETPSKENRVVSTRARPAPPPQPEPAPPPPAQPPAQPSQAQTQQQLQNARRKSNCVKEVEKLQEKRERRRLQQQELREKRAQEVDTTIPNYEILYMIRDFRASLDYRPLTTADLIEEHRICVCVRKRPLNKKELTVKDLDVITIPSKDVVMVHEPKQKVDLTRYLENQTFRFDYAFDDSTTNEMVYRFTARPLVETIFERGMATCFAYGQTGSGKTHTMGGDFSGKNQDCSKGIYALAARDVFLMLKKPNYKKLDLQVYATFFEIYSGKVFDLLNRKAKLRVLEDGRQQVQVVGLQEKDVRCTEDVLKLIEVGNSCRTSGQTSANAHSSRSHAVFQIILRRKGKMHGKFSLIDLAGNERGADTSSADRQTRLEGAEINKSLLALKECIRALGLNKPHTPFRASKLTQVLRDSFIGENSRTCMIATISPGMTSCENTLNTLRYANRVKEFGISPSDIPFSQGGRPELSPTHTFEFDDFAATSPSRVKELTVDTNQLVEGGRANNHTVNQIDLLDDEDWLGSSPQRDDLKLLCEQNEEEVSPQLFTFHEAVSQMVEMEEQVLEDHRAVFQESIRWLEDEKVLLEMTEEVDYDVDTYATQLEHILDQKIDILTELRDKVKSFRSALQEEEHASKQINPKRPRAL; from the exons ATGGCAGCTAGTTTTGGGAAGATCATCGTTGGCGTTTTTGTGGAAATAAAACGAAGCGATG gcCGAATACACCAGGCGATGGTCACCTCTCTGAATGAGGACAACGAGAGTGTCACCGTGGAGTGGATCGAGAACGGAGACACCAAGGGGAAAGAG ATCGACTTGGAGAGCATATTTGCACTAAACCCCGATTTGGGCCCCGACGAAGAGATCGCCCCAAGCCCAGAGACTCCGCCCCCACCCACGCCCAGCTCCGTGAAGGTCAGCAAGATCGCCAAG AATCGGCGGACAATAGCCCCCACTAAGAATGAAACTCCATCCAAGGAAAACAGAG TGGTGTCCACACGAGCCAgaccagccccacccccccagccggagcctgccccccctcccccggcccagcctccagcccaacccagccaggcccagacccagcagcagctgcagaacg CACGGAGGAAGTCTAACTGtgtgaaggaggtggagaagctgcaggagaagagggagaggcggaggctacagcagcaggagctgagggagaagagagcaCAG GAAGTGGACACCACCATCCCCAACTACGAGATCTTGTACATGATCCGAGACTTCCGCGCCAGTCTGGACTACCGGCCGCTGACCACCGCAGACCTG aTCGAAGAGCACagaatatgtgtctgtgtgaggaaaCGGCCGCTCAACAAGAAAG AGTTGACGGTGAAGGACCTGGACGTGATCACCATCCCCAGCAAGGACGTGGTGATGGTCCACGAGCCCAAGCAGAAGGTGGACCTGACGCGCTACCTGGAGAACCAGACGTTCCGCTTCGACTACGCCTTCGACGACAGCACCACCAACGAGATGGTGTACAG GTTCACCGCCAGGCCCCTGGTAGAGACCATCTTTGAGCGCGGCATGGCCACCTGCTTCGCCtacggacagacaggaagtggcaaAACACAC ACTATGGGTGGGGATTTTTCTGGAAAGAACCAGGATTGTTCTAAAGGAATTTATGCATTAGCTG CTAGGGACGTATTTCTCATGTTGAAGAAACCCAACTACAAGAAGCTGGACCTTCAGGTGTATGCCACCTTCTTTGAGATCTACAGTGGAAAG GTGTTCGACCTGCTGAACCGCAAGGCCAAGCTGCGCgtgctggaggacggcaggCAGCAAGTGCAGGTGGTGGGGCTCCAGGAGAAGGATGTCCGCTGTACCGAGGACGTCCTCAAGCTCATAGAAGTGGGCAACAGCTGCAG GACGTCGGGCCAGACTTCGGCCAACGCCCACTCGTCGCGTAGCCACGCCGTGTTCCAGATCATCCTGCGCCGGAAGGGCAAGATGCATGGCAAGTTCTCCCTGATCGACCTGGCGGGCAACGAGCGGGGCGCCGACACGTCCAGCGCCGACCGCCAGACGCGCTTGGAGGGCGCCGAGATCAACAAGAGCTTGCTGGCTCTCAAG gAATGTATCAGGGCACTGGGCCTCAACAAGCCCCACACACCGTTCAGGGCCAGCAAGCTCACCCAGGTCCTCCGAGACTCCTTCATCGGGGAGAACTCCCGCACATGCATG ATTGCCACCATCTCTCCCGGCATGACTTCCTGCGAAAACACCCTCAACACGCTACGCTACGCTAACAG GGTAAAGGAGTTTGGGATCAGTCCCTCAGACATCCCTTTCTCCCAGGGAGGTCGCCCCGAACtctcgcccacacacacctttgagTTTGATGACTTTGCTGCCACCTCTCCCAGCAG GGTGAAGGAGCTGACCGTGGACACCAACCAGCTGGTGGAGGGCGGTCGAGCAAACAACCACACCGTCAACCAGATAGACCTGCTGGACGATGAGGACTGGCTGGGGAGTTCCCCTCAGAGAGATGACCTCAAACTGCTCTGTGAGCAGAAT gaggaggaggtgtcccCGCAGCTCTTCACCTTCCATGAGGCCGTGTCCCagatggtggagatggaggagcaggtgctggAGGACCACCGCGCTGTCTTCCAG GAGTCTATCCGCTGGCTGGAGGATGAGAAGGTCCTGCTGGAGATGACGGAGGAGGTGGACTACGACGTGGACACCTACGCCACCCAGCTGGAACACATCCTGGACCAGAAGATAGACATCCTCACTGAGCTCCGAG ataAAGTGAAGTCATTCCGGTCTgcgctgcaggaggaggaacatgcCAGTAAGCAGATTAATCCCAAGAGACCGCGGGCCCTGTAA
- the dph7 gene encoding diphthine methyltransferase — protein MAWKSRTRSLQVFDTELSADTVEWCPIPQWHNILTCGTYQLQKGQDGAVEGTAAPNRIGRLYLFQFRQEGPMCPPLTELQRIDTPAILDLKWCHVPVSEQPLLGMATANGELQLHTLTANKEGRCDLKPVASADVGEDRLALSLDWSTGRGDSDVRVVASDSAGCLSVLSLGESASVSIISQWKAHQFEAWISAFSYWDTQLIYSGGDDCKLKGWDLRMGPSSPTFTSKRHSMGVCSIHSNPHREHIVATGSYDEQVLLWDGRSMRQPLCESSLGGGVWRLKWHPTHEHLLLAACMHNDFHILHCQQALEGSGESCPILASYILHNSLAYGADWSHMSLDGPLPGSPHEAAEPRECLAESGGHLRIQYESPTASFDTSLEDDAGRYIPECVTSLPTRSGAGVPPRPAADSPSMSCLLASCSFYDHMLHVWRWDWTPEEDSTTEGQGGTGAEDERARSQASALK, from the exons ATGGCTTGGAAGTCAAGGACTCGCAGTCTTCAGGTGTTTGACACTGAACTGAGTGCAGACACAGTGGAGTGGTGTCCAATCCCACAATGGCACAATATTCTGACATGTGGAACATACCAACTGCAGAAAGGCCAAGATGGG GCTGTGGAAGGGACTGCAGCACCCAATCGGATTGGCAGACTCTACCTATTTCAGTTTAGACAAGAAGGACCTATGTGCCCACCCCTCACTGAACTGCAGCGCATTGACACGCCAGCTATTCTGGATTTAAAATG GTGTCATGTGCCAGTCTCAGAACAGCCGTTACTTGGAATGGCTACAGCCAATGGGGAACTacaactgcacacactcacagccaatAAG GAAGGCCGCTGTGATCTGAAACCTGTGGCAAGTGCAGACGTAGGAGAGGACAGGTTGGCTCTGTCATTGGACTGGTCCACTGGGAGAGGTGACAG TGATGTCCGTGTGGTGGCCAGTGACTCTGCTGGCTGTCTCAGTGTTCTGTCTCTGGGGGAGTCTGCCAGTGTGTCGATCATCTCACAGTGGAAGGCTCATCAGTTTGAGGCCTGGATCTCTGCCTTCTCTTACTGGGACACTCAACTCATCTACTCTG GTGGGGATGACTGCAAACTTAAGGGCTGGGATCTTAGGATGGGTCCCTCTTCTCCCACTTTCACCAGCAAGAG GCACTCCATGGGTGTATGCAGTATCCACAGTAACCCACACAGGGAGCACATTGTTGCCACAGGCAG CTATGATGAGCAGGTGTTGCTGTGGGACGGCAGAAGCATGCGTCAGCCCCTCTGTGAGAGCTCTCTTGGTGGTGGAGTCTGGAGACTGAAGTGGCATCCAACCCATGAGCACCTTCTGCTGGCTGCCTGCATGCATAATGACTTCCACATCCTGCACTGCCAGCAAGCCCTTG AGGGCAGCGGAGAATCTTGTCCTATCCTCGCCTCATACATCCTCCACAACTCGTTGGCCTATGGTGCTGACTGGTCCCACATGTCTCTGGACGGGCCTCTTCCTGGCTCCCCACATGAGGCCGCGGAGCCCAGGGAGTGCCTGGCAGAGAGCGGAGGACACCTGAGGATCCAGTATGAGTCTCCCACTGCCAGCTTTGACACCTCGCTTGAGGACGATGCAGGACGATACATCCCTGAATGTGTCACCTCTTTGCCCACCCGCTCTGGGGCAGGTGTGCCTCCCCGCCCGGCTGCTGACAGCCCCTCTATGTCCTGCCTACTGGCCAGCTGCTCCTTCTATGACCATATGCTGCATGTGTGGCGCTGGGACTGGACTCCCGAAGAGGACAGCACCacggaggggcagggagggacaggAGCAGAAGACGAGAGAGCCAGGAGCCAGGCCAGTGCACTGAAATAG
- the mrpl41 gene encoding large ribosomal subunit protein mL41, producing MGVLSAITRGIVRGADRMAEFTSKRGSRTHYKGRGAQPTGRLTSSRKFIQVREMIPQFVVPNLEGFKLKPYVSYRTPAGTEPPVTPESLFTEAVAPKIKKDFEEGTFNKEQLEKYGFEPRQEGKLFKLYPKNFVR from the coding sequence ATGGGTGTGCTCTCAGCGATTACTCGGGGCATTGTGAGAGGAGCAGATCGTATGGCTGAGTTTACCAGCAAGCGTGGTTCAAGGACTCATTACAAAGGCAGAGGAGCACAGCCAACAGGACGACTGACGTCCAGTCGAAAATTCATCCAAGTGCGGGAAATGATTCCACAGTTTGTGGTGCCTAATTTGGAGGGGTTCAAGCTTAAACCCTACGTATCGTATCGCACCCCGGCTGGAACAGAACCCCCGGTCACTCCTGAGAGCCTGTTTACTGAAGCAGTTGCCCCAAAGATCAAGAAGGACTTTGAGGAGGGGACATTCAATAAGGAACAACTAGAGAAATACGGATTTGAACCCAGACAGGAAGGAAAGCTTTTTAAGCTCTATCCAAAGAACTTTGTGCGATAA
- the LOC136937927 gene encoding kinesin-like protein KIF2A isoform X3, with amino-acid sequence MAASFGKIIVGVFVEIKRSDGRIHQAMVTSLNEDNESVTVEWIENGDTKGKEIDLESIFALNPDLGPDEEIAPSPETPPPPTPSSVKVSKIAKNRRTIAPTKNETPSKENRVVSTRARPAPPPQPEPAPPPPAQPPAQPSQAQTQQQLQNDSSMHQLPRKEFGQLSRRKSNCVKEVEKLQEKRERRRLQQQELREKRAQEVDTTIPNYEILYMIRDFRASLDYRPLTTADLIEEHRICVCVRKRPLNKKELTVKDLDVITIPSKDVVMVHEPKQKVDLTRYLENQTFRFDYAFDDSTTNEMVYRFTARPLVETIFERGMATCFAYGQTGSGKTHTMGGDFSGKNQDCSKGIYALAARDVFLMLKKPNYKKLDLQVYATFFEIYSGKVFDLLNRKAKLRVLEDGRQQVQVVGLQEKDVRCTEDVLKLIEVGNSCRTSGQTSANAHSSRSHAVFQIILRRKGKMHGKFSLIDLAGNERGADTSSADRQTRLEGAEINKSLLALKECIRALGLNKPHTPFRASKLTQVLRDSFIGENSRTCMIATISPGMTSCENTLNTLRYANRVKEFGISPSDIPFSQGGRPELSPTHTFEFDDFAATSPSRVKELTVDTNQLVEGGRANNHTVNQIDLLDDEDWLGSSPQRDDLKLLCEQNEEEVSPQLFTFHEAVSQMVEMEEQVLEDHRAVFQESIRWLEDEKVLLEMTEEVDYDVDTYATQLEHILDQKIDILTELRDKVKSFRSALQEEEHASKQINPKRPRAL; translated from the exons ATGGCAGCTAGTTTTGGGAAGATCATCGTTGGCGTTTTTGTGGAAATAAAACGAAGCGATG gcCGAATACACCAGGCGATGGTCACCTCTCTGAATGAGGACAACGAGAGTGTCACCGTGGAGTGGATCGAGAACGGAGACACCAAGGGGAAAGAG ATCGACTTGGAGAGCATATTTGCACTAAACCCCGATTTGGGCCCCGACGAAGAGATCGCCCCAAGCCCAGAGACTCCGCCCCCACCCACGCCCAGCTCCGTGAAGGTCAGCAAGATCGCCAAG AATCGGCGGACAATAGCCCCCACTAAGAATGAAACTCCATCCAAGGAAAACAGAG TGGTGTCCACACGAGCCAgaccagccccacccccccagccggagcctgccccccctcccccggcccagcctccagcccaacccagccaggcccagacccagcagcagctgcagaacg ACTCTTCCATGCATCAGCTACCCAGAAAGGAGTTTGGACAGCTTT CACGGAGGAAGTCTAACTGtgtgaaggaggtggagaagctgcaggagaagagggagaggcggaggctacagcagcaggagctgagggagaagagagcaCAG GAAGTGGACACCACCATCCCCAACTACGAGATCTTGTACATGATCCGAGACTTCCGCGCCAGTCTGGACTACCGGCCGCTGACCACCGCAGACCTG aTCGAAGAGCACagaatatgtgtctgtgtgaggaaaCGGCCGCTCAACAAGAAAG AGTTGACGGTGAAGGACCTGGACGTGATCACCATCCCCAGCAAGGACGTGGTGATGGTCCACGAGCCCAAGCAGAAGGTGGACCTGACGCGCTACCTGGAGAACCAGACGTTCCGCTTCGACTACGCCTTCGACGACAGCACCACCAACGAGATGGTGTACAG GTTCACCGCCAGGCCCCTGGTAGAGACCATCTTTGAGCGCGGCATGGCCACCTGCTTCGCCtacggacagacaggaagtggcaaAACACAC ACTATGGGTGGGGATTTTTCTGGAAAGAACCAGGATTGTTCTAAAGGAATTTATGCATTAGCTG CTAGGGACGTATTTCTCATGTTGAAGAAACCCAACTACAAGAAGCTGGACCTTCAGGTGTATGCCACCTTCTTTGAGATCTACAGTGGAAAG GTGTTCGACCTGCTGAACCGCAAGGCCAAGCTGCGCgtgctggaggacggcaggCAGCAAGTGCAGGTGGTGGGGCTCCAGGAGAAGGATGTCCGCTGTACCGAGGACGTCCTCAAGCTCATAGAAGTGGGCAACAGCTGCAG GACGTCGGGCCAGACTTCGGCCAACGCCCACTCGTCGCGTAGCCACGCCGTGTTCCAGATCATCCTGCGCCGGAAGGGCAAGATGCATGGCAAGTTCTCCCTGATCGACCTGGCGGGCAACGAGCGGGGCGCCGACACGTCCAGCGCCGACCGCCAGACGCGCTTGGAGGGCGCCGAGATCAACAAGAGCTTGCTGGCTCTCAAG gAATGTATCAGGGCACTGGGCCTCAACAAGCCCCACACACCGTTCAGGGCCAGCAAGCTCACCCAGGTCCTCCGAGACTCCTTCATCGGGGAGAACTCCCGCACATGCATG ATTGCCACCATCTCTCCCGGCATGACTTCCTGCGAAAACACCCTCAACACGCTACGCTACGCTAACAG GGTAAAGGAGTTTGGGATCAGTCCCTCAGACATCCCTTTCTCCCAGGGAGGTCGCCCCGAACtctcgcccacacacacctttgagTTTGATGACTTTGCTGCCACCTCTCCCAGCAG GGTGAAGGAGCTGACCGTGGACACCAACCAGCTGGTGGAGGGCGGTCGAGCAAACAACCACACCGTCAACCAGATAGACCTGCTGGACGATGAGGACTGGCTGGGGAGTTCCCCTCAGAGAGATGACCTCAAACTGCTCTGTGAGCAGAAT gaggaggaggtgtcccCGCAGCTCTTCACCTTCCATGAGGCCGTGTCCCagatggtggagatggaggagcaggtgctggAGGACCACCGCGCTGTCTTCCAG GAGTCTATCCGCTGGCTGGAGGATGAGAAGGTCCTGCTGGAGATGACGGAGGAGGTGGACTACGACGTGGACACCTACGCCACCCAGCTGGAACACATCCTGGACCAGAAGATAGACATCCTCACTGAGCTCCGAG ataAAGTGAAGTCATTCCGGTCTgcgctgcaggaggaggaacatgcCAGTAAGCAGATTAATCCCAAGAGACCGCGGGCCCTGTAA
- the LOC136937927 gene encoding kinesin-like protein KIF2A isoform X2, producing MAASFGKIIVGVFVEIKRSDGRIHQAMVTSLNEDNESVTVEWIENGDTKGKEIDLESIFALNPDLGPDEEIAPSPETPPPPTPSSVKVSKIAKNRRTIAPTKNETPSKENRVVSTRARPAPPPQPEPAPPPPAQPPAQPSQAQTQQQLQNARRKSNCVKEVEKLQEKRERRRLQQQELREKRAQEVDTTIPNYEILYMIRDFRASLDYRPLTTADLIEEHRICVCVRKRPLNKKELTVKDLDVITIPSKDVVMVHEPKQKVDLTRYLENQTFRFDYAFDDSTTNEMVYRFTARPLVETIFERGMATCFAYGQTGSGKTHTMGGDFSGKNQDCSKGIYALAARDVFLMLKKPNYKKLDLQVYATFFEIYSGKVFDLLNRKAKLRVLEDGRQQVQVVGLQEKDVRCTEDVLKLIEVGNSCRTSGQTSANAHSSRSHAVFQIILRRKGKMHGKFSLIDLAGNERGADTSSADRQTRLEGAEINKSLLALKECIRALGLNKPHTPFRASKLTQVLRDSFIGENSRTCMIATISPGMTSCENTLNTLRYANRVKELTVDTNQLVEGGRANNHTVNQIDLLDDEDWLGSSPQRDDLKLLCEQNEEEVSPQLFTFHEAVSQMVEMEEQVLEDHRAVFQESIRWLEDEKVLLEMTEEVDYDVDTYATQLEHILDQKIDILTELRDKVKSFRSALQEEEHASKQINPKRPRAL from the exons ATGGCAGCTAGTTTTGGGAAGATCATCGTTGGCGTTTTTGTGGAAATAAAACGAAGCGATG gcCGAATACACCAGGCGATGGTCACCTCTCTGAATGAGGACAACGAGAGTGTCACCGTGGAGTGGATCGAGAACGGAGACACCAAGGGGAAAGAG ATCGACTTGGAGAGCATATTTGCACTAAACCCCGATTTGGGCCCCGACGAAGAGATCGCCCCAAGCCCAGAGACTCCGCCCCCACCCACGCCCAGCTCCGTGAAGGTCAGCAAGATCGCCAAG AATCGGCGGACAATAGCCCCCACTAAGAATGAAACTCCATCCAAGGAAAACAGAG TGGTGTCCACACGAGCCAgaccagccccacccccccagccggagcctgccccccctcccccggcccagcctccagcccaacccagccaggcccagacccagcagcagctgcagaacg CACGGAGGAAGTCTAACTGtgtgaaggaggtggagaagctgcaggagaagagggagaggcggaggctacagcagcaggagctgagggagaagagagcaCAG GAAGTGGACACCACCATCCCCAACTACGAGATCTTGTACATGATCCGAGACTTCCGCGCCAGTCTGGACTACCGGCCGCTGACCACCGCAGACCTG aTCGAAGAGCACagaatatgtgtctgtgtgaggaaaCGGCCGCTCAACAAGAAAG AGTTGACGGTGAAGGACCTGGACGTGATCACCATCCCCAGCAAGGACGTGGTGATGGTCCACGAGCCCAAGCAGAAGGTGGACCTGACGCGCTACCTGGAGAACCAGACGTTCCGCTTCGACTACGCCTTCGACGACAGCACCACCAACGAGATGGTGTACAG GTTCACCGCCAGGCCCCTGGTAGAGACCATCTTTGAGCGCGGCATGGCCACCTGCTTCGCCtacggacagacaggaagtggcaaAACACAC ACTATGGGTGGGGATTTTTCTGGAAAGAACCAGGATTGTTCTAAAGGAATTTATGCATTAGCTG CTAGGGACGTATTTCTCATGTTGAAGAAACCCAACTACAAGAAGCTGGACCTTCAGGTGTATGCCACCTTCTTTGAGATCTACAGTGGAAAG GTGTTCGACCTGCTGAACCGCAAGGCCAAGCTGCGCgtgctggaggacggcaggCAGCAAGTGCAGGTGGTGGGGCTCCAGGAGAAGGATGTCCGCTGTACCGAGGACGTCCTCAAGCTCATAGAAGTGGGCAACAGCTGCAG GACGTCGGGCCAGACTTCGGCCAACGCCCACTCGTCGCGTAGCCACGCCGTGTTCCAGATCATCCTGCGCCGGAAGGGCAAGATGCATGGCAAGTTCTCCCTGATCGACCTGGCGGGCAACGAGCGGGGCGCCGACACGTCCAGCGCCGACCGCCAGACGCGCTTGGAGGGCGCCGAGATCAACAAGAGCTTGCTGGCTCTCAAG gAATGTATCAGGGCACTGGGCCTCAACAAGCCCCACACACCGTTCAGGGCCAGCAAGCTCACCCAGGTCCTCCGAGACTCCTTCATCGGGGAGAACTCCCGCACATGCATG ATTGCCACCATCTCTCCCGGCATGACTTCCTGCGAAAACACCCTCAACACGCTACGCTACGCTAACAG GGTGAAGGAGCTGACCGTGGACACCAACCAGCTGGTGGAGGGCGGTCGAGCAAACAACCACACCGTCAACCAGATAGACCTGCTGGACGATGAGGACTGGCTGGGGAGTTCCCCTCAGAGAGATGACCTCAAACTGCTCTGTGAGCAGAAT gaggaggaggtgtcccCGCAGCTCTTCACCTTCCATGAGGCCGTGTCCCagatggtggagatggaggagcaggtgctggAGGACCACCGCGCTGTCTTCCAG GAGTCTATCCGCTGGCTGGAGGATGAGAAGGTCCTGCTGGAGATGACGGAGGAGGTGGACTACGACGTGGACACCTACGCCACCCAGCTGGAACACATCCTGGACCAGAAGATAGACATCCTCACTGAGCTCCGAG ataAAGTGAAGTCATTCCGGTCTgcgctgcaggaggaggaacatgcCAGTAAGCAGATTAATCCCAAGAGACCGCGGGCCCTGTAA